ttgtatatatgtatgttataataatgtaataagcGTAATAAGGtattaacacattatttttagGAGTGTTTAGCCGCTGGTATTGGTTTATAAAGatgctttaaatatttttaagtttgTCTATCACGTTTGTCTGATTTTGTAATCTTTAAGGTTGGCAGGTCTAAAACGGTATTGAAAACAACAAAAGTGATTGAGGTTATGTCTGTATATTGTACAATTAATCAACAGCAACACAGTTATTGAAATGGACCCAATTAGTACAAGCTTTTAATGACAACAGGCAAACACCTACACAGGCATTTACAGAGTCCAACTAGTAGTGCCAGCTAGGTCTTTTTGACTAATTTGTTGTTCGTTCCTCTCAGCGAGTGTTATCACAGTTGACATATGTTTGCATAAgcctttataaatgtttttgtaggTTCGTCAGTTTTCATAGTGAGCTTATATAGGTGTGGCTTTTTGAATGCTTTCCTTCTGTGAGTGACAATTAAGCTCTTTAATAAAATGTCCCACACTGTGTTCTCTAACAGTCAGCTGCATGTATAACAGGCAGTATTCTAATTAAGTGGTGTGtagtaagctttttttttttttttttttttttttcaggactaTTTTGACATTGTGAAGAATCCCATGGACTTGTCTACTATCAAACGGAAACTTGACACAGGCCAGTATCAGGAGCCGTGGCAGTATGTGGATGACATCTGGCTGATGTTCAACAACGCCTGGCTCTACAACCGTAAGACGTCGCGGGTCTATAAGTACTGCTCCAAACTGGCGGAGGTGTTTGAGCAGGAGATTGACCCTGTCATGCAGAGCCTTGGCTATTGCTGTGGGAGAAAAGTGAGTGTGTCATTTTCATTTATGATTATCTTTTTATAACCGTTTCCAAATACTTTGTGTTTTTCCTGAGTCACTAACACTTTTCCCCTCTTTTTCCCCCCCTTATAGCTGGAGTTTTCCCCTCAGACTCTCTGCTGCTATGGGAAGCAGCTATGCACTATACCACGAGATGCTGCTTACTTTAGTTACCAGAACAGGTAAGGGACATGGGTGAGACAGCTGCTGCAGCTGCcaccacactcacacatgcaTAATCCTAATTAGCCCAGTTGAAGTACAGCACCATAACAAGTTTATAGGCTCTGGTCGCTAAACTTGAAACAACTTAAATCTTTAAAATACCGAAAAATATACTACTAGTcactttttttccattaaaaggaatcATAATCACTAACTATGTGCAATATCTTTGTGATCTTGGCCATAAATGACTAAAATCAGTTCAAGAATAATGGAGGAATCCAGTTCAGAAATATTATTTTTGACAAGCATTTTGATTCAGTTTATTGAAACAGTTTGTTTTTAAGTTGagatgcaccaaaaaaaaaaaaaaaaaaaaaaaaaagagccatgGCTGAAGATTGAATACcggtaccaatttttttttttctttaaacaattTTTATTAATGTTGCCAAATTTGCATCATTGCATATACTGGagtctaaataaatgttttaaagtaaatCTAATTACAAAgctgtacaattaaaaaaaaattattgaacgCTTAACATTAACACCCCAGCAGGCGTATTCTGGTTTATTTTGGTTGCCCAATATTCAGTGTACCCTTAAAGTCATTTTGGGATATTGTTTTGCCTTAACATATCATTGTCATAAAAAATTCTGTGCATCTCAGAAATTGAggacagaatataaaatacttaatttttttgtaatgtaataCGATTAACGAAATAACCTTCCTTCTAAAATATCCACATTGTTTAGGGCAATAATTAAAATATTCAACCATCTTTGATGTTTTCCTCTTATTTTGCTTTTATAAAAGGAGTTGTGGGCAATATAATGTGGCTTTTTCACAAGAATTTTCAAAAGGAAAAATTAATTGTTTCATAGTGAAAAACAGATATGTAAAAAGTAACatcagttgaataaaaatgtaaaataggtGAAATATATTTACCCTCCATCAAGCCAGTGTTAAGTATAGTCAGGTTTGCACATCTGGAcactaattttattttaattttttaatctaTTGGATTGAGGTCTAGAATTTCTAAGGttctttttaaagattttttttttttttttttttctgaccatGATTCTGCTTTTAAAAGCAATAAAGGAGGGAACATGTAAGGGGTTGATTTACCTTTTGTAAAGGCCATTCACAAGGTTTTAATGATGTGATGTGTATTATCAGAGTCAGCttttaaagttgttgtttttttttcgtgtcaATAATATTCTGCATCCTTACAGTTACCCAACAGTCTTGCTCTTgctatgtgtgtttgtttaatgtGCTCATGTGTCTGTAAATGCTCCTCCTCCCCACCCCTGCCTCCCCCAGTAGTTGATTCTGCCCTTTGTAGCTGTGATTTACTCATTACACATGCAATCCGCTAATCTGTGCTTTGCTTTGGCTTTCTGCTTGTCTTGTCTGTCGTTTGTCTTCATGTCCATTTGTCCgttttctttcgtttttttttttctcccttcccAACACCTTTACCCTCCCTGCCATGCCTGTCATGTCTGCAATGGCCTGCTTTCACCTGACCAATCATGTCTACCATAACCACCCCCAACCCCTACCCCTTAAACCCTGCTCAAAACCTTGCATCATGATTGGCTCCCCTGGTGACGACCCTGTTCTGCGCTCCTCATCTGTGCCTACTTCCCTTTTGGCCTGCCCTGTCCTGCCTTGCCCTGCAATGATTGGTGTCTGCCTCATCATGGCCTCTCTGTGATTGGCTGTGGTGTTGGTGAATGGTGTAGTTCACCAAAATATGGGCTTCTTGCTGACAGGTACCACTTCTGTGAGAAGTGTTTCAATGAGATCCAGGGTGAGAGCGTGTCCTTGGGGGACGATCCATCCCAGCCTCAGACGTAAGTATCTCTGTCTCTCACGTGTGTGGATTTTGACATGTATTAGATAAATGGTCTAGTGAGCTATGTAAACTTATCTATTCAATGTAGATGTTGGTTTTTCCAAAATACTTTtggtcctttttttattttttttcaagggCAGTAATACAGAAAAGCACAATGTTTTTCTAAAGACTGTAAATAAATTCCACCAGTTGTTGAAATTCAAAATAACACATGTTTCAGGTCCATCACCAAGGAACAGTTTGAAAAGAAGAAGAATGACACACTTGACCCTGAGTTGTAAGTCATATCATTTCTAGTGTAAGCTCAGATGTTAGCTTTAAGATGCCGCTTGCATcattttcaatacatttttacCATGCTTTCCTTATTTAAAGCATCAGTGACTAACAGCATGTTACTTAGAtggctgaaatgagcttttattggAAAATATCatgcattttgttttttgtttttttcgcaGATTTGTGGAATGTTTGGACTGTGGACGGAAAATGCATCAGATCTGTGTTCTGCACCATGAGACTATTTGGCCATCAGGGTAAGTCTTCCCACCCAAACAGTCAGATTACTGCAGTTAGTGTTTTTTAAGTGGTTAAATGGTTTATCTAACCTGGTATATTATTTCCTCCTTCAGGTTTGTATGTAATGGGTGTCTGAAGAAGGCCAACAAGACCCGTAAAGAGAATAAATACGCTGCTAAAAGTATGTTCTTTACTTTTTGAGAGTATATAATTAAAGTGTAATGCATTAACATCCTTGACCGTGATGACTAAATGTTCCTTTGCTCATTCAGGGCTACCACCAACTAAACTCGGCATTTACTTGGAAAATCGAGTTAATGACTATGTGAAGCGCCAAAACCACCCGGAGGCGGGTGAAGTCACTATTCGTGTTGTCCATGTCTCTGATAAGGTGGTAGAAGTGAAACCAGGAATGAAAGCCAGGTAAAAGAATTGGGTTCTGACTTTCACTGTTTAGCCTCAAGTCTGGCATGAATTAATGAAAGATGCTAATGGtcagttgtgtgttttttttttttcctctcctcttcccttttctctcctcttctccctAGGTTTGTGGACACTGGTGAGATGGCAGAATCTTTTCCTTATAGATCAAAAGCGCTGTTTGCGTTTGAGGACATTGATGGTGCTGATGTCTGCTTCTTTGGCATGCATGTACAGGAATACGGCTCAGACTGTCCACCCCCAAATCAAAGGTCAGGCAGCGAAGACTTTGTTATAAGACTTTGTTATaagctttttttctcttcagaaTGTATCTAGAGGTTTCTGTGTCTCATGaatcctctctttttctttgatGCAGACGGGTATACATATCCTATCTGGACAGTGTTCACTTTTTTCAGCCACGCTGTATGAGAACAACAGTCTACCATGAAATTCTCATTGGGTATCTGGAATATGCCAAAAAACTAGGGTAAGTTTcagatgtatttcttttttttttttttttactaattttaatgTTCTAATGAAATGATTGGAGAACGAAAGCTGCCTGTTCATATTATAACGATTCATACTAAAGCTAGTCAGAAGCTAAAATACTGAATTAACTGTGGCTTCTCTTTCAGATTTACCACTGGCCATATTTGGGCCTGCCCTCCAAGTGAGGGTGACGACTACATCTTCCACTGTCATCCTACAGATCAGAGAATACCCAAACCTAAAAGGCTGCAAGAGTGGTATAAGAAAATGTTGGACAAAGCTGTTGCAGAACGTATTGTTCACGACTATAAGGTACATTTATTTAGTAGTCCTGGCAGTCAAATTTGCAGTGTACGATAAATGAACAAATTCATAATGCATACATTTCTATACATTACTTTTCAGGACATATTCAAGCAGGCAACAGAGGATCGTCTCACTAGCGCCAAGGAACTGCCCTACTTTGAGGGAGACTTTTGGCCCAATGTGCTTGAAGAGAGCATTAAGGAGCTGGAACAGGAGGAagaagagagaaaacgagaggaaAATAATACGTCGAGTGAAAGTGTAGATGTAAGTTAGAAGGATCTGTTTTTCCATGTGCTGTCTATAGATACAAATGAAGGAATCTGGTTCTAAAGCACATTTTTCTTACAGGCTACAAAGGGCGATAGCAAAAATGCCAAGAAAAAGAACAATAAGAAGACAAGCAAGAACAAGAGCAGTCTGAGCCGAGCCAACAAAAAGAAACCAGGAATGCCAAATGTGTCCAATGACTTGTCGCAGAAGCTCTATGCAACTATGGAGAAGCACAAAGAGGTGGGATGGGTTAAAATTTTGAAGTtgttaaatgtatttgtatagcaaAAAGCTTTGGTTCTAATTGTCCTTTCTGGACTTTCTGGAAGGTGTTCTTCGTTATCCGACTGAGTGCTGGACCCAACTCCAATGCTCTTCCACCCATTATTGACCCGGATCCCTTAATGGCATGTGACCTGATGGATGGAAGAGATGCTTTCTTGACACTGGCGCGGGACAAACATCTGGAATTCTCCTCACTAAGGCGCTCCAGATGGAGTTCGATGTGTATGTTGGTAGAGCTGCACAACCAGAGCCAAGATCGGTTTGTCTACACCTGTAATGAATGCAAACATCACGTTGAAACGCGTTTCCACTGTACTGTATGCGAGGTAAGAAATCGACCAATTTTTCTTTAGCAAAGAGCATTTCAAAATCAAAGTAGTGCATATTTTGTGTTATGTTATATACTAatctgaattatttttatttatttatttttccctttccATAGGACTATGACCTTTGCATTACTTGCTACAATACAAAAGGCCATGAGCACAAGATGGATAAGCTCGGTCTGGGCCTGGATGACGAGAGCAACAACCAAGCTGCAGCTTCCATGCAGAGTCCTGGAGACTCACGCCGCCTTAGCATCCAGCGTTGCATCCAGTCTCTTGTACATGCTTGCCAGTGCCGCAATGCCAACTGCTCACTTCCATCGTGTCAGAAGATGAAACGTGTGGTTCAGCACACCAAGGGCTGTAAGCGCAAGACGAATGGTGGTTGTCCTATCTGCAAGCAGCTGATTGCACTTTGCTGTTACCATGCTAAACACTGCCAAGAGAACAAGTGCCCTGTACCGTTCTGCCTCAACATCAAGCAGAAATTGcgtcagcagcagctccagcaccGGGTTCAGCAGGCTCAGATGCTACGGAGAAGGGTTGCCAGCATGAATAGAGCAGGACAACTGCAAATTGGTGGAAATGGAGGTCTACCATCACCTGGGAACAATGGAACTGCAGGTCCAGGCACTCCTACACCAAATTCTCAACCTCCAACACCACAGACACCAACTCAACAATGTCAACCTCTTGTACCCCAGCCTGGAGTTTCAGGAGGTTCGCAGCAGCTGGCAGGAATGGGTCAGCATCATCAGTTTCAGCAGATGCCTACAGGTGGAGGGATGATGAACTCGCCACAACAGCAGATGGTACAACAGCAGCAACCGCAGCCATCTCAGCAACAGCTGCAACATCCAAACAGCCTTCCTCCATATGTTCAAAGACCACAAGGCTCCTCTCCACTGTCTCAATCTGTAGGGAAACCAGGCATGGGCCCGAACAGCCTTCCTCAACAACCGACAAACCCAGGGCAAACAAACTTTCCTCCACAGCAGCCTCCCGGCCCCCCTCCTGCAGCCCTGGAAATGGCTTTAAAGATTCAGAGAGTAGCAGAGTCACAAAGGCAGATGGCCAAACAGAAGAGCCTACACATGAATCAGGGACCAGGGATGATGCCACCACATGCCATGCAGGGACCTCAGACTCAAAACCAGATGAGCATGAACCATCCAGGGGCGGGGATGGTGGGGGCTCAGGGAATGCCACCACAAGCGCAAACTGCTGTAGCCAGGGCAcagatggagcagcagcagcagggtatTGTAGGAGCAAGCATGCAGCAACAGGGAGGGCCACAAAACCAACTTcctcctcaagtgcagttgcctCAGCAAACTCCACAGGGTGGGGCTCAGCTTCAGCCTCCTCAGCCACAGCAGTGGGGGTCCCCTGGCATGCCCCATCAGCAGAGACCAGGAATGATGGGCCAGATGGGTCACCCGGGGATGGTTCCAGCTCAACAAATGCAGCAAGtttctcagcagcagcagcaactccctccacagcagcagcaacaaggGCATCCTGGAGTGATGGGAATGATGGCCGGTCCAGGAGGGGCTGCTGGTGCAGGGCCTGGCACTGGTGGTCTCTCTCAGAGTGCCTTGCAAGACCTCCTGAGAACTCTGCGATCCCCCAGTTCTCCccttcagcagcagcaggtccTGAACATACTGCGCTCAAATCCTCAGCTTATGGCAACTTTCATCAAGCAGCGTGCACCCAAGTATATTGGTAGGGGTGGTCCTGGAGGTGGAGGCCCTGGTCCAGCAGTCATGGATGGGCAGCAGGTTAATGCTGGAGTTGCCCCGCCTGGTATGCACATGGGACAAGGGCCAGGCATGGGACAAGGACCAGGCCTGGGCCAAATGAATCCActtcaacaacaacagcagcagcagcagcaagttGCACAGCGTTCCATGATGGGTGTAAATATGCAGCAGCAGCAACTGGCTGCTttgcaacaacaacagcagcagcaacagcagcagcaaggtGTTATGCCAGGCCAAGGGGCCAACATGTCAAATATCTCCCCTCAGTTCAGAGAATTGATGAGAAAACATttgcagcagcaacaacagcagcagcaacagcagcagcaacagcagcagatgaacCATAGTCAATTCCAGCACCCCCAGGCACAGCAGCAACATGGTTATCTTGGTCAGCCTGGAATGCCTCCTCAGCAACCTGGTCAACCACAAGCTGGTGGACTCCAGCAGCAGCAAGGAGGACCCCAACCTGGAATGCAACAGAATTACTCAGGACCTGTGTCCCATGTGGCAGCCACTCTGCAACAgagggtgcagcagcagcagctccagatgcagcatcagcagcaacaGAATGCTATGGGTGGGCTCCCAGTGGGTGACGGAGGTCCTGTAGGTGGTGGTtcgctccagcagcagcagctacagcCCCCTCAGGGTAGTTCCCAGCCTTCCCAGGCCATGCTCCAACAAGCAATGCACCAAAGGctccttcagcagcagcagcaacaccgAGGTGGTGGATCTCCTGCCCAGCACAACAATCCAATGAGCCCTCAGCAGCAGATGTCTCAGTCTCCGCATTTACAGGGTCAGCAGTTGCCGACTTCACTTAGCAACCAGGTGCGGTCGCCCCAGCCATCTCCACGGCCGCAGTCCCAGCCGCCCAACTCCAGTCCATCTCCTCGCTTGCAACCCCAGCCTTCTCCCCACCGCATCTCTCCCCAGACCCAGACGGGCTCCCCGCACCCCAGTCATCTTCCCCAGCACCACACTGGCATGGTGCCTCCGCCACATCCGCAACAGCCACAGCAGCCAcctcagcagcagcaggctgTGGACCAATCTCCATTTGGAGCAGACCAGAACGCCATGCTTTCACAGCTCGGTGGAATGGGGGCCCTGCATGGGCAAGGGACTAGTGACATGCTGGCTGGCAACAACCAGGACATGGGGACAAATATTAATCACAATTCATTAGATATAATGTAGCATTATAGTCCTTGGAGAACTGCTCTTGTTACCAGGAATGGGTCGCAGTTTTAGAATTTACCATTGCTATCATTATTagtgttatttaatattttttgaagtAAATGAAAAGAATACAACTTCCTATGGGAGATACTACATTAAATGctcaaattaataaattaaatgaatggtAAGTTATTGctgttaatatatacatatatattttttagccaATTGTGTTCAAAGGGTTTTGGGTTAAAGGTTGGGGAAAATTCTCCTTGGTATATGATATTTTTGGGGACGTCTGCcttttttatagatatttttaagattttagatGCATAGAATTAAAGAGGAAAACATGTAAACACAATAGAccttttttgttgtcttttccATACACGCTCAAGATTGTACCCATTTTTGAAAGTGTTAAAATCCAATCAGAAATGGTGGcggcggcggtggtggtggttatCGATTATTACTGTTGTATTTGTCATCATCTCGGTCAGCTTAAAATCCCTTCAGtgttcatgttttttctttttcagacacATAATAGCATATTCTGTTTGAGACAGCTGCAATTCACAaagaatatatttttgttaacagAATCAGGCTGAAGAAATGAATgaatttatatttcatattttcttttttgtaaaaaaattgcGGGTGGGTGGGCCTAGGGGGTTTTGTTGGGGTTAAGTGAagttgagtgtttgtgtgtttcctgATGACGGATTGCATGGGATATGTCTGTTCTCCTATGCATGTCACAGTTTTCCCACTTACATGAACCCTCTCCTGTGAATGTGTGCTCCATTCTCTGACTCTGTCCTTTTACGCTGGAACGGTAACGGAACTGTTGACACTACAGGTGTTCTATATACAGAGAACACAGTGCGGTGAATTCTGCCACGGAGACGACGTGGATAAATGTGATGAGGGAATGTGGATTTCTCAAAGAAGCAACCTTTAATGCCCTTTTGCTCTCTCACTGACTTTGTGCCCTCACTCCTCTTTGCCCAAGAAGGAACTATATCCCCTGAATTTTCCCTTTTCCCTGAGACTTTGATATTCAGAACTATTGGGCTTTCAATACTTCTTTTCCTACGGTATAAAGAAAAGTCTGGActacaatgctgtttttttttgttttttttcttgcttttttttcttttttaaataaatactatgTACATGGAAATGGACAGGCAGAAATAGACTTGTGAGAATTTTCTATTGCTGTTTCTTGTTGATTTAAGCTCTTAGGAGTTGTAGAACTTTAGGGCAGCTTAGAGCAAGCATGCTCAACCTTGAGATGAGATGTTTTGCCATAAGGCTGTTTGAATGGGGTGCGGGTCAGTACTTTTGCAGCTTTGTATATGTACAAAATTTTGAGGTTTTTCACTTGAACATGGTGGGTGTGTACTAACAAGCCAGTGCAGGCTTTGTTTGTCTCCAtgttgcacacaaacacactgtggaGGGCATCTACTGTGCAGTTTAGGGGAAAAAGAATTGGAGGACAGTTTCTGAATGAACGGGAAAGACCCTTATTCAAAcctattcaattttttttcttctttcccttCATAAAGTTAACCGGTAAAGGGGCGGGGAATGACCACGTGACATGAACAGTGGCAATATGGCTTGAgacttattttataaaaatgagaaatacttgtcttttatatatagatatattatttaatttaatttttggaaaataaaaaaaaaacttgaagcaACAGGAGTTGATAAATGacactttttctttcttattttttgtaaGATGTAATGGTGATGCAAAATGACACTGCTGTCATACCTTATACATCCCACTTAGGGACTGCTAAGAAATATCATGCCGTTTTAATGAAATGTCTTATACATGAATATATGGAAATATACAGAACTATTCACTGTACAAACCATGAAaactgaacagtttttttttgtttaaacagatACAGACTGGAAAAAACATGTGATTTGACCACTTTTCTCATGCTAACACTCTTGGTGCTTGCTGGCAGGAGCAAAAATATTTGATGCTCTGGTTTCGAtagttttcttttcttcttttttttaagttattctgGTCAGATTTTTTGCCAATTATTTAATTGTACATTAAAGTATGTTTGTACCAATGGAACTTACTGTGGCTTTTAGTTTGGTTTTACTTTGTTTAGAATTCTAATGAATGTTTAATACAGTCAGTCAATATGCTGCTAACAGAAACATCTGGCCTTTATCAGGAAAGGGTCATGAAAACCACTGTGATTTACCTGATGTATAATTAGCTGCTTTTGTATCAACCAATGGAAAAACACAAACCGTGCCATGATTTTCTCACATTTAACTTTATTACAATATAAAAGCACAAGTCTAACagataataattataatacaaatactgcaatttatttgtatagcatcaCACTACCATATCTGTTTTAAAGTGCAATGTTTTAGAGAAGCAAAAGAAACCACAGATAACTGGGTAATATATTAGGATATATACACTGTTTCATTTGCTTGGCTTCCATCAGTCATAAGAAAAGTACAAAAGAATCAGATCAGTCCCCAGAGA
This genomic stretch from Astyanax mexicanus isolate ESR-SI-001 chromosome 15, AstMex3_surface, whole genome shotgun sequence harbors:
- the ep300a gene encoding histone acetyltransferase p300 isoform X5, which codes for MAENVLDSGPPSAKRPKLSSPALSASASDGNDFGSLLDLEHDLPDELISSSELGLANGGDLGQLHTSLGGGGMGVGMLGGVGPTGQDAAAKHKQLSELLRSGAPPVAAQQQGGGPAGASVGLLGSMKASQGPLGMAPQGQQHLSPQQASLMQQQQMAGMVGGMNRAMLGPQKGNGQQQPGGPTAQQQGMMAGQMMNGAPRMGYPNPGMGSNSNLLAETLQQQATGGQGGLRAQQPGVMNKMGMMTAGAGPYGGPYSQNAGQNLGGAGLAPQLMNKPGMPNNMVQFNLDKKPQPMPGMPAMGSQQSPAGGSGVGGAAGMVPNAQGGLGTASTAGVPPTADPEKRKLIQQQLVLLLHAHKCQRREQANGEVRQCNLPHCRTMKNVLNHMTHCQAGKSCQVAHCASSRQIISHWKNCTRHDCPVCLPLKNAGDKRNQQSLLGSASVGLGTALGTTPGPHSAPNLNTPGQIDPSSIERAYAALGLTYQGNQAHSQPAQQTPRALNAMGGNPMGVNGAVGAQSQNQQSSLLQDTMLHLNMNSQNLMNDSSGVGNVGSMPVATPAAGPGMRKSWHEDITQDLRNHLVHKLVQAIFPTPDPAALKDRRMENLVAYARKVEGDMYESANSRAEYYHLLAEKIYKIQKELEEKRRTRLQKQSMIPTQPGMPPTGMQQGPTGIGQSGLLTGLPPNGPLPDPSMVRPTGPNQMVNRMQNPAGMNPFNQMQTMGQRSTPPLPHGAPLNQMGMGPARMTPPNVPQMQNQYMPPSQFPGSSPMMGTGSVGMAQPGTPGGMAQGPMSNPPSLPVGSPLAQPGSAGGVGSGASVGSLGSNGVVGMPPSSMPSQSMNLPHCPPVRQSSPSPARSRTPTPHLTPPPSLPGSQTPQPHTPSLPVAPGASQQQLSQPANSEKAMQLQQQQPLGGPPSAAPSSVVASQHPPTPLSQKGSLPVDGQAATPASVSSADASSQQAPSDNTATFEPKMEVKEEEEEEEDESMKGGRTGKKGDIKTEEKPEIKKEEALTEESKSTVMETSTAAGEDKKPEVKTEPKEEDAGAGSAGSKSETPSKKKIFKPEELRQALMPTLESLYRQDPESLPFRQPVDPSLLGIPDYFDIVKNPMDLSTIKRKLDTGQYQEPWQYVDDIWLMFNNAWLYNRKTSRVYKYCSKLAEVFEQEIDPVMQSLGYCCGRKLEFSPQTLCCYGKQLCTIPRDAAYFSYQNRYHFCEKCFNEIQGESVSLGDDPSQPQTSITKEQFEKKKNDTLDPELFVECLDCGRKMHQICVLHHETIWPSGFVCNGCLKKANKTRKENKYAAKRLPPTKLGIYLENRVNDYVKRQNHPEAGEVTIRVVHVSDKVVEVKPGMKARFVDTGEMAESFPYRSKALFAFEDIDGADVCFFGMHVQEYGSDCPPPNQRRVYISYLDSVHFFQPRCMRTTVYHEILIGYLEYAKKLGFTTGHIWACPPSEGDDYIFHCHPTDQRIPKPKRLQEWYKKMLDKAVAERIVHDYKDIFKQATEDRLTSAKELPYFEGDFWPNVLEESIKELEQEEEERKREENNTSSESVDATKGDSKNAKKKNNKKTSKNKSSLSRANKKKPGMPNVSNDLSQKLYATMEKHKEVFFVIRLSAGPNSNALPPIIDPDPLMACDLMDGRDAFLTLARDKHLEFSSLRRSRWSSMCMLVELHNQSQDRFVYTCNECKHHVETRFHCTVCEDYDLCITCYNTKGHEHKMDKLGLGLDDESNNQAAASMQSPGDSRRLSIQRCIQSLVHACQCRNANCSLPSCQKMKRVVQHTKGCKRKTNGGCPICKQLIALCCYHAKHCQENKCPVPFCLNIKQKLRQQQLQHRVQQAQMLRRRVASMNRAGQLQIGGNGGLPSPGNNGTAGPGTPTPNSQPPTPQTPTQQCQPLVPQPGVSGGSQQLAGMGQHHQFQQMPTGGGMMNSPQQQMVQQQQPQPSQQQLQHPNSLPPYVQRPQGSSPLSQSVGKPGMGPNSLPQQPTNPGQTNFPPQQPPGPPPAALEMALKIQRVAESQRQMAKQKSLHMNQGPGMMPPHAMQGPQTQNQMSMNHPGAGMVGAQGMPPQAQTAVARAQMEQQQQGIVGASMQQQGGPQNQLPPQVQLPQQTPQGGAQLQPPQPQQWGSPGMPHQQRPGMMGQMGHPGMVPAQQMQQVSQQQQQLPPQQQQQGHPGVMGMMAGPGGAAGAGPGTGGLSQSALQDLLRTLRSPSSPLQQQQVLNILRSNPQLMATFIKQRAPKYIGRGGPGGGGPGPAVMDGQQVNAGVAPPGMHMGQGPGMGQGPGLGQMNPLQQQQQQQQQVAQRSMMGVNMQQQQLAALQQQQQQQQQQQGVMPGQGANMSNISPQFRELMRKHLQQQQQQQQQQQQQQQMNHSQFQHPQAQQQHGYLGQPGMPPQQPGQPQAGGLQQQQGGPQPGMQQNYSGPVSHVAATLQQRVQQQQLQMQHQQQQNAMGGLPVGDGGPVGGGSLQQQQLQPPQGSSQPSQAMLQQAMHQRLLQQQQQHRGGGSPAQHNNPMSPQQQMSQSPHLQGQQLPTSLSNQVRSPQPSPRPQSQPPNSSPSPRLQPQPSPHRISPQTQTGSPHPSHLPQHHTGMVPPPHPQQPQQPPQQQQAVDQSPFGADQNAMLSQLGGMGALHGQGTSDMLAGNNQDMGTNINHNSLDIM